One window of Candidatus Regiella endosymbiont of Tuberolachnus salignus genomic DNA carries:
- the macB gene encoding macrolide ABC transporter ATP-binding protein/permease MacB: protein MMPLLELKSIHRSYPSGEQSVEVLKDISLKINAGEMVAIMGASGSGKSTLMNILGCLDQPTTGTYLVNGQDVASLDNDGLAILRREHFGFIFQRYHLLPHLNAAHNVEIPAIYAGWSNNKRHERAITLLTRLGLSARANYRPNQLSGGQQQRVSIARALINGGKIILADEPTGALDRHSTVEVITILKQLQQQGHTVIIVTHDAQVAAQAERIIEISDGSIIADSGFKPSPNKLPTKSLSPKADIPSWQQTVFRLRESLLMAWCAMMTSKMRTGLTMLGIIIGIASVVFILVIGEAAQKKVLADIRAIGTNTIHIYPGEDYGDDEPSHLRSLTANDLEALKAQPYIDVISPLIASSMRLRSGNVDVAGHVFGVNGQYFHVFGMTMAQGSVISQYQVDQQSQVVVIDNNTQRLLFPHLENVVGQVILIGNMPATVIGVVKKKPSMFNNSETLQVWVPYRTMSKRLNGKFYFDSITVRIKDGYDSKDVEQKLVRLLTLRHGKKDIYTYNMDTLLQTAEKTTRTMQLFLTLVAVISLIVGGIGVMNIMLVSVTERTREIGIRMAVGARPGDIMQQFLIEAVLLCLVGGILGVMLSLIVGFAMSILLPSWPIVFSPMAMLSAFLCSTVIGIVFGYLPARNAARLSPIEALARE from the coding sequence ATGATGCCGCTACTTGAACTGAAATCTATCCACCGTAGCTATCCTTCTGGCGAACAGAGCGTTGAAGTGTTAAAGGATATATCGTTGAAAATTAACGCGGGAGAAATGGTAGCCATCATGGGCGCTTCTGGATCTGGTAAATCAACCTTAATGAATATTCTTGGTTGTTTAGATCAGCCGACCACAGGCACTTATCTGGTTAATGGTCAGGATGTAGCGTCGCTTGATAACGATGGACTTGCCATCTTACGCCGTGAGCATTTTGGTTTTATCTTTCAACGTTATCACTTATTGCCTCATCTTAATGCAGCCCATAATGTCGAAATACCCGCTATTTATGCTGGATGGTCTAACAATAAAAGACATGAACGAGCGATCACATTGCTGACACGCCTAGGATTATCAGCCCGAGCTAATTATCGGCCTAATCAGCTTTCTGGCGGGCAGCAACAACGGGTCAGTATTGCTCGAGCATTGATAAACGGTGGAAAAATTATTTTGGCTGATGAACCCACAGGGGCATTAGATCGTCATTCTACTGTGGAAGTCATCACTATTCTTAAACAGCTGCAACAACAAGGCCATACTGTCATTATCGTCACGCATGATGCGCAGGTTGCGGCTCAAGCTGAACGGATTATTGAAATTAGTGACGGTAGTATTATTGCTGATTCAGGTTTTAAACCGTCGCCCAATAAGTTGCCAACGAAATCTTTGAGCCCGAAAGCGGATATTCCCTCGTGGCAACAAACCGTCTTCCGGCTGCGTGAATCATTATTGATGGCCTGGTGTGCCATGATGACGAGTAAAATGCGTACTGGGTTGACAATGTTAGGGATCATTATTGGTATCGCCTCGGTGGTTTTTATTTTGGTGATTGGCGAGGCGGCACAGAAAAAAGTATTGGCTGATATTCGGGCTATCGGTACTAATACTATTCATATTTATCCGGGGGAAGATTATGGTGATGACGAGCCTAGCCATTTACGCTCACTGACGGCTAATGATTTAGAAGCGTTAAAGGCTCAGCCTTATATTGATGTGATTTCACCGCTGATTGCCAGTAGTATGCGTTTGCGTTCGGGGAATGTTGATGTTGCTGGTCATGTGTTTGGTGTCAATGGTCAATATTTTCATGTTTTTGGCATGACGATGGCGCAGGGAAGCGTTATTAGCCAATATCAGGTTGATCAACAAAGCCAAGTGGTAGTGATTGATAATAACACCCAGCGGCTTTTGTTCCCTCATTTGGAAAACGTGGTAGGTCAAGTGATATTGATCGGTAATATGCCTGCTACGGTAATAGGTGTGGTGAAAAAAAAACCATCGATGTTTAACAACAGTGAGACTTTGCAGGTATGGGTGCCGTACCGTACTATGTCAAAGCGATTGAACGGTAAATTTTATTTTGATTCAATTACCGTGCGCATTAAAGACGGATATGACAGCAAAGACGTTGAACAAAAGCTAGTTCGTTTGTTGACATTACGTCATGGCAAGAAAGATATTTACACTTATAATATGGATACCCTTCTACAAACAGCAGAAAAAACCACGCGTACAATGCAACTTTTTTTAACATTGGTCGCAGTGATTTCCTTGATCGTCGGCGGTATTGGCGTGATGAATATTATGCTGGTCTCAGTGACAGAGCGTACCCGTGAGATAGGCATTCGTATGGCCGTGGGTGCCCGTCCAGGGGATATTATGCAACAATTTCTGATTGAAGCCGTATTGTTGTGTTTAGTGGGGGGGATTTTGGGGGTGATGCTGTCATTGATCGTTGGCTTCGCTATGTCAATATTGTTACCTAGCTGGCCTATTGTTTTTTCACCGATGGCGATGTTGAGTGCTTTTTTATGCTCGACTGTGATTGGTATTGTTTTTGGTTATTTGCCTGCTCGTAATGCTGCGCGTTTGAGTCCTATTGAGGCTTTAGCACGAGAGTAA
- the clpA gene encoding ATP-dependent Clp protease ATP-binding subunit ClpA, whose protein sequence is MLNQELELSLNMAFANARENRHEFMTVEHLLLALLNNPTAEKVLVACAVDFVALRQELEAFIEQTTPILSDTETERDTQPTLSFQRVLQRAIFHVQSSGRGEVSGANVLVAIFSEQESQAAYLLRKHDVSRLDVVNFIAHGLCKNESEQLPKDTESSVSEESSMGEESIENFTTNLNQQASVGSIDPLIGRDNELERAITVLCRRRKNNPLLVGESGVGKTAIAEGLAWRIVQGNVPKIIAKCKLYSLDIGSLLAGTKYRGDFEKRFKILLKQLEQDKESILFIDEIHTMIGAGAASGGQVDAANLIKPLLSSGKIRVMGSTTYQEFSNIFEKDHALARRFQKIDITEPTAEETIQIINGLKPKYEMHHDVRYSTKAVRAAVELSVKYINDRHLPDKAIDVIDEAGARSRLMRSNKRKKTVNVADIEVVISRMARIPEKTISERDKNELQHLRARLNMLVFGQDKAIEALTEAIKMSRAGLGHERKPVGSFLFAGPTGVGKTEVTVQLAKALHIELLRFDMSEYMERHTVSRLIGAPPGYVGYDQGGLLTDAVIKHPHSVLLLDEIEKAHADLFNLLLQVMDNGTLTDNNGRKADFRNVIVVMTTNAGVRESQRTSIGFQQQDNSSDAMEEIKKIFTPEFRNRLDNIIWFNHLSIIVIQQIVDKFIVELQAQLDAKGVSLEVSDEARNWLTEKGYDRAMGARPMERIIQENLKKPLANELLFGSLLYGGSVIVSLDKNKQKLSYQFQAAKNRKAAGAVLN, encoded by the coding sequence ATGCTCAATCAAGAACTTGAACTCAGTCTTAATATGGCTTTCGCCAATGCGCGAGAGAATAGACATGAGTTTATGACCGTGGAGCACCTATTGCTGGCGTTACTGAATAATCCGACAGCAGAAAAAGTGCTAGTGGCATGTGCAGTTGATTTTGTTGCTTTACGGCAAGAGTTAGAAGCTTTTATCGAACAAACCACACCGATATTATCGGATACGGAAACAGAACGTGATACTCAACCGACATTGAGTTTTCAACGAGTATTACAACGGGCGATATTCCATGTTCAATCATCCGGACGTGGTGAAGTATCAGGCGCTAACGTATTAGTGGCTATCTTCAGTGAACAGGAATCTCAGGCGGCTTATTTATTACGCAAACACGATGTTAGCCGTTTAGATGTGGTGAATTTTATTGCCCATGGTTTGTGTAAAAATGAATCAGAACAACTCCCTAAAGATACAGAGTCTTCGGTGAGTGAAGAATCTTCAATGGGAGAAGAATCCATCGAGAATTTCACCACTAATCTTAATCAACAGGCTAGCGTAGGGAGTATCGATCCGCTTATAGGTCGGGACAATGAATTAGAACGTGCTATTACGGTATTGTGTCGCCGACGAAAAAATAATCCTTTGTTGGTCGGTGAGTCGGGTGTGGGTAAAACCGCTATTGCTGAAGGACTCGCTTGGCGCATTGTGCAAGGCAATGTGCCAAAAATTATCGCAAAATGTAAGCTTTATTCTCTCGATATTGGTTCATTGTTGGCGGGTACCAAATATCGGGGCGATTTTGAAAAACGTTTCAAAATATTATTGAAACAACTCGAGCAAGATAAAGAAAGCATTCTGTTTATTGATGAAATTCATACGATGATTGGTGCAGGTGCAGCTTCTGGTGGACAAGTTGATGCGGCTAATTTGATAAAACCTCTGCTTTCTAGCGGAAAAATTAGAGTCATGGGATCGACGACTTATCAAGAATTCAGCAATATTTTTGAGAAAGATCATGCTTTAGCGCGTCGTTTCCAAAAAATTGACATTACAGAACCCACCGCGGAAGAAACAATACAAATTATTAATGGGTTAAAACCAAAATATGAAATGCATCATGATGTACGTTATAGCACTAAAGCAGTACGTGCTGCGGTAGAGCTGTCAGTTAAGTATATTAATGATCGCCACTTACCGGATAAGGCGATTGATGTCATTGATGAAGCTGGCGCACGTAGTCGATTAATGCGATCTAATAAGCGTAAAAAAACCGTTAATGTGGCAGATATTGAAGTTGTGATCTCACGAATGGCAAGGATACCAGAGAAAACTATCTCAGAACGTGATAAAAATGAGCTACAACATTTGCGCGCTCGATTGAATATGTTGGTATTTGGGCAAGATAAAGCGATTGAAGCCTTAACCGAAGCCATCAAAATGAGTCGAGCGGGGTTAGGTCATGAGAGAAAACCTGTCGGCTCATTTCTTTTCGCTGGCCCGACAGGTGTCGGAAAAACGGAAGTTACAGTACAGTTAGCGAAGGCGTTACATATTGAGTTACTGCGCTTTGATATGTCTGAATATATGGAGCGTCATACTGTTAGTCGTCTCATTGGTGCGCCTCCAGGATATGTTGGTTACGATCAAGGGGGATTATTGACGGATGCGGTGATCAAACATCCGCATTCGGTCTTACTGCTTGATGAAATCGAAAAAGCACATGCTGATTTGTTTAATTTGTTATTGCAGGTAATGGATAACGGCACGCTAACCGACAATAATGGTCGCAAAGCCGATTTTCGTAATGTTATCGTTGTAATGACAACCAATGCGGGGGTAAGGGAATCCCAGCGAACCTCTATTGGTTTTCAACAACAGGATAATAGTAGCGACGCGATGGAAGAAATCAAAAAAATATTTACACCGGAGTTTCGTAACCGCTTGGATAATATTATTTGGTTCAATCATCTTTCAATTATCGTGATCCAGCAAATTGTTGATAAATTTATCGTCGAATTGCAAGCACAGCTCGATGCGAAGGGAGTATCTCTGGAGGTCAGTGATGAGGCACGTAATTGGCTGACAGAAAAAGGTTATGATAGGGCGATGGGAGCAAGGCCAATGGAGAGGATCATTCAAGAAAATCTGAAAAAACCATTGGCTAATGAACTGTTGTTTGGATCACTACTTTATGGTGGCTCGGTTATTGTTAGTTTAGATAAAAATAAACAGAAACTCAGCTACCAATTTCAAGCAGCCAAAAATCGTAAAGCGGCTGGAGCCGTTCTTAATTAA
- the clpS gene encoding ATP-dependent Clp protease adapter ClpS, with translation MKDNHAGLDVEHLVNEQQIDKLQPPSLYKVILNNDDYTPMEFVIDVLQKFFSYDIELATQLMLDIHYQGRAICGVFTAEVAETKVVLVNQYARKNEHPLLCTLEKA, from the coding sequence ATGAAAGACAACCATGCTGGACTAGATGTCGAACATTTAGTTAATGAGCAACAGATTGATAAACTGCAACCCCCCTCTTTGTATAAAGTTATACTGAATAATGATGATTATACTCCGATGGAGTTCGTCATTGATGTTTTGCAAAAGTTCTTTTCTTATGATATCGAACTTGCCACGCAACTTATGCTGGATATTCATTATCAAGGTAGAGCTATTTGTGGTGTTTTCACCGCAGAAGTTGCAGAAACTAAGGTAGTGTTAGTCAATCAATACGCTAGAAAAAATGAGCATCCATTGCTTTGCACATTGGAAAAAGCCTGA
- the infA gene encoding translation initiation factor IF-1: MAKEDNIEMQGTVIDTLPNTMFRVELENGHSVTAHISGKMRKNYIRILTGDKVNVELTPYDLSKGRIIFRER; the protein is encoded by the coding sequence ATGGCCAAAGAAGACAATATTGAAATGCAGGGTACCGTCATAGATACGTTACCAAATACCATGTTCCGCGTTGAATTGGAAAACGGACACTCAGTAACCGCTCATATCTCTGGTAAAATGCGTAAAAATTATATCCGCATTTTAACAGGCGACAAAGTCAATGTGGAATTGACCCCATACGATCTCAGTAAAGGCCGTATTATCTTCCGTGAAAGGTAG